The proteins below are encoded in one region of Rana temporaria chromosome 2, aRanTem1.1, whole genome shotgun sequence:
- the LOC120928384 gene encoding tigger transposable element-derived protein 1-like, giving the protein MAKSTISTILKNKAAIKGADVAKGVTMLTKQRTQVLEEVEKLLLVWLNEKQLAGDSVSEAMICEKARKLHSDLLQRSPSTTAASDEFKASRGWFEKFRRRSGIHSVIRHGEASSSDKAAAEAYKLDFAEFMKTEGYVPQQVFNCDETGLFWKKMPNRTYITQEEKALPGHKPMKDRLTLLLCANASADLKIKPLLVYHSQTPRAFREQNVNKARLPVMWRANAKAWVTRQLFMEWLHEVFAPTVRKYLSDNQLPERCLLLMDNAPAHPPALVDDMDAEYDFIKVKFLPPNTTPLLQPMDQQVICNFKKLYTKALFTRCFNVTEETSLTLKDFWKKHFNVAHCINLIDKAWEEVTPRTLNSAWRKLWPECVAEREHDIEVPDAEVVEEIVSMGKSMGLDVDGADVEELVEEHREELTTEELSELHSEQQKALLEEHSTEEEEEREEVSSDAIKSIMQKWNECHDFFEKHHPNITVVNRVLNLMNDNVVSHFRRVMQRRKRQVTLDRFFSKTEPAARRQRREETPEGDPPDVLMEGDSPSKQ; this is encoded by the coding sequence ATGGCAAAGTCAACAATCTCGACTATTCTGAAAAACAAAGCCGCCATCAAAGGAGCTGATGTTGCAAAAGGAGTAACAATGTTAACCAAGCAGAGGACGCAAGTGCTGGAAGAGGTGGAAAAACTTTTGCTTGTGTGGTTGAATGAGAAACAGCTGGCAGGTGATAGCGTTAGTGAAGCTATGATCTGTGAGAAAGCCAGGAAATTGCACAGTGATTTACTGCAAAGAAGCCCCTCTACAACTGCAGCAAGTGACGAATTTAAAGCCAGTAGGGGGTGGTTTGAAAAATTCCGCAGGAGAAGTGGCATCCACAGTGTGATTAGACATGGTGAGGCTTCCAGTTCTGACAAGGCCGCAGCAGAAGCCTACAAGTTAGACTTTGCGGAATTCATGAAGACAGAAGGATACGTCCCTCAACAAGTGTTCAACTGTGATGAAACAGGgctcttctggaaaaaaatgccgAACAGAACCTATATCACGCAGGAGGAAAAGGCACTACCAGGGCACAAGCCCATGAAGGACAGATTGACCCTTTTGCTGTGTGCCAACGCAAGCGCCGATCTGAAAATTAAACCACTACTGGTGTACCATTCTCAGACCCCTCGTGCATTTAGGGAACAAAATGTGAACAAGGCCAGACTGCCCGTCATGTGGAGAGCCAATGCCAAAGCTTGGGTCACAAGGCAATTGTTTATGGAATGGCTGCACGAGGTGTTTGCACCCACCGTCAGAAAATATCTTTCTGATAACCAGCTGCCTGAAAGGTGCCTTCTTCTGATGGACAATGCCCCGGCACACCCTCCAGCCTTGGTGGATGATATGGATGCTGAGTATGACTTCATCAAGGTAAAGTTCCTCCCCCCCAACACAACACCACTTCTGCAGCCTATGGACCAGCAAGTCATCTGCAACTTCAAGAAGCTGTACACAAAGGCGCTCTTCACTAGGTGTTTTAATGTCACTGAagagacgtccttgactttgaaagacttctggaagaaACATTTCAATGTTGCCCACTGCATTAACCTCATTGACAAAGCCTGGGAAGAGGTCACTCCCCGAACCCTAAATTCAGCCTGGAGGAAACTGTGGCCAGAATGTGTCGCTGAACGTGAACATGACATTGAAGTGCCTGATGCTGAGGTAGTGGAGGAAATTGTGTCCATGGGCAAGAGTATGGGTCTGGACGTTGATGGTGCTGATGTGGAAGAGCTTGTTGAGGAACATAGGGAGGAGCTGACCACGGAAGAACTTTCTGAACTCCACAGTGAGCAGCAGAAGGCACTTCTTGAGGAGCATTCcactgaggaagaggaagaaagggaggaggttAGCAGTGATGCCATAAAATCCATTATGCAAAAATGGAATGAGTGCCATGATTTTTTTGAAAAGCACCACCCCAACATAACTGTCGTGAACAGAGTGTTAAATCTCATGAATGATAATGTGGTCTCTCATTTCCGGAGGGTTATGCAGCGCAGGAAGAGACAAGTGAC
- the LOC120928040 gene encoding uncharacterized protein LOC120928040, translated as MSEVAGLLAQLQAVAEVHGADWLQSQITATLRGVQQAPVGSRPASTRARRSIPPERFSPDNTPRSQRRVRSPSRPPSGPPAKQSQSATARAGGGGAGSAQRGGASRVPRPTSPVLVQAQIHMAVPGGDVPVGGAARRGKDPQTGAGLARSTGGGLARGGDAFRDADGATPGQSRQSGGPASRHRSESGRVDRRGSGAQAAAAVLRDDLIEEFSSDGDESPRGVVAPIPVTTPAVSRGRGRSEEVRQRPHGQAATGSSSSEEGELPEDPAEDGRYGNLSAGGPSRPRRTDPQGCLIWILGHSFVFWGARRADVKPGGRQLGVPREEGRVRWIGIRGLMWQKVLPEVHRGASLDRAPDILVIHAGGNDLSVRPMRQVIKDIQWDIRRLRASFPDLIIVWSDIVARMAWREARSLERLDKARIKVNREVGRFVVQQGGIAVRHSDLEVETWRYLRGDGVHLNPIGIDLWALGLEEGVRRAFLVWRRAQV; from the exons ATGTCAGAGGTAGCCGGGTTGTTAGCGCAGCTTCAAGCTGTTGCGGAGGTCCACGGCGCGGACTGGCTGCAAAGCCAGATCACCGCCACTCTGCGGGGGGTGCAGCAGGCCCCGGTCGGGTCTAGGCCTGCTTCAACGCGCGCGAGGCGGTCGATACCGCCGGAGCGCTTTAGCCCAGATAATACCCCCAGGTCACAGCGTCGGGTGCGGAGTCCCAGTAGGCCCCCGTCGGGCCCCCCCGCCAAGCAATCTCAGTCTGCCACTGCACGGGCGGGGGGCGGGGGGGCGGGAAGCGCGCAGCGCGGGGGAGCCTCTCGGGTGCCCAGGCCTACCTCCCCTGTGTTGgtgcaggcccagattcacatggcTGTCCCCGGTGGCGATGTTCCGGTCGGGGGGGCGGCCCGGCGTGGGAAGGACCCTCAGACAGGCGCCGGCCTAGCTCGGTCCACAGGCGGCGGCCTCGCACGCGGTGGGGATGCGTTCAGGGATGCAGATGGAGCGACACCAGGCCAGTCACGTCAGTCGGGAGGTCCCGCCTCCAGGCACCGTTCGGAGTCTGGGAGGGTTGACCGGAGGGGCAGTGGTGCTCAGGCTGCAGCCGCAGTGCTGAGGGATGATCTGATTGAAGAGTTCAGCAGCGATGGAGACGAGAGCCCTCGGGGGGTGGTGGCTCCCATACCTGTCACAACGCCAGCTGTGTCCAGAGGTCGGGGAAGGAGTGAGGAGGTTCGTCAACGACCACACGGGCAGGCGGCGACCGGTTCCAGCAGCAGTGAAGAGGGGGAGCTGCCGGAGGACCCCGCGGAGGATGGACGTTATGGGAACCTGTCGGCTGGAGGACCTTCACGGCCGCGCCGAACCG ATCCCCAAGGTTGTCTGATTTGGATCCTAGGACATTCATTTGTGTTTTGGGGGGCAAGAAGGGCGGATGTCAAGCCTGGGGGGAGACAGCTGGGGGTGcccagggaggaaggaagggtacGATGGATAGGGATTAGGGGTCTCATGTGGCAGAAGGTGTTACCCGAAGTTCACAGGGGGGCTAGCTTAGACAGGGCCCCGGACATTTTGGTGATACATGCGGGGGGGAATGATTTGAGCGTCCGGCCGATGCGCCAGGTGATCAAAGACATACAATGGGATATACGCCGACTGCGGGCCTCTTTCCCTGACCTGATCATTGTTTGGTCAGATATTGTGGCTCGCATGGCCTGGAGGGAGGCCAGGTCATTGGAGCGTTTGGATAAGGCCCGGATAAAGGTGAACAGAGAGGTGGGCAGGTTTGTGGTGCAGCAAGGTGGGATAGCGGTTCGCCATTCAGATTTAGAAGTTGAGACTTGGAGGTACCTGAGGGGGGACGGGGTTCATCTCAACCCGATCGGGATCGATCTTTGGGCTCTGGGATTGGAGGAGGGCGTTAGGAGGGCTTTCCTGGTGTGGCGGCGGGCCCAAGTGTGA